The following coding sequences are from one Microbacterium wangchenii window:
- a CDS encoding amino acid ABC transporter ATP-binding protein, with the protein MSVERTTIPVLEVMGLRKSFGGGGDRPALDGVDLRVEDSEVVAVLGPSGSGKSTLVRCIDQLESIDGGAMYLDGELLGYEVHGSHIRPLRDVDVQRQRRRMGMVFQQFNLFPHWTVLRNITEAPITVHGVPPAEAKQRAMDLLERVGLADKANAHPRQLSGGQQQRVAIARAVAANPRVLLFDEPTSSLDPELVDEVLQVIKDLAVSGMTMVVVTHEMAFARSVADRCVFMAEGKVIEDRPAQEFFESPRSTRLQTFLTRTAQTETPPR; encoded by the coding sequence ATGAGCGTCGAACGCACCACGATCCCCGTCCTCGAGGTCATGGGGCTGAGGAAATCGTTCGGCGGCGGCGGCGACCGCCCGGCCCTGGACGGCGTCGACCTGCGCGTGGAGGACTCCGAGGTCGTCGCCGTGCTGGGCCCGTCCGGCTCGGGCAAGTCGACCCTCGTGCGCTGCATCGACCAGCTGGAGTCGATCGACGGGGGCGCGATGTACCTCGACGGCGAGCTGCTCGGCTACGAGGTGCACGGCAGCCACATCCGGCCGCTCCGCGACGTCGACGTGCAGCGGCAGCGGCGGCGGATGGGCATGGTCTTCCAGCAGTTCAACCTGTTCCCGCACTGGACCGTCCTGCGCAACATCACCGAGGCTCCCATCACGGTCCACGGGGTGCCCCCCGCAGAGGCGAAGCAGCGCGCGATGGACCTGCTGGAGCGGGTCGGTCTCGCTGACAAGGCCAACGCGCACCCGCGCCAGCTCTCCGGCGGTCAGCAGCAGCGCGTCGCGATCGCGCGCGCCGTCGCAGCCAACCCGCGCGTGCTGCTGTTCGACGAACCCACCAGCTCGCTCGACCCCGAGCTCGTCGACGAGGTGCTGCAGGTCATCAAAGACCTCGCGGTGTCGGGGATGACGATGGTCGTCGTCACGCACGAGATGGCGTTCGCCCGCAGCGTCGCCGATCGCTGCGTGTTCATGGCCGAGGGGAAGGTGATCGAGGACCGGCCCGCTCAGGAGTTCTTCGAGTCCCCGCGCTCGACCCGGTTGCAGACCTTCCTCACGCGCACCGCGCAGACGGAGACGCCGCCGCGATGA
- a CDS encoding transporter substrate-binding domain-containing protein, whose amino-acid sequence MALVPLVAVLALAGCASSGDPASEGEPAVDAPVGEDAPLYDLLPDEIKEAGVITMAGDTHPPYRTIEEDGSFTGIDPDMQAALAEQLGVEFEIVTSSGLDAMLTGMLSGRYDAFNGPVRATPEREADFDAVVWMTTRTSYVFPADRADDFPDSEAVCGQRVAGVVGSVTETQLQRLDEWCIGEGLEPTEFIGLEDTNSTILALNSGRADLVGTTQASAIDLLATQQDTYDYVMQTDEQGAGVDLLAMFMPKDSGLAEPMLAAFEAIFDNGRYAEIMADYDIEDAQIDAPVLNPNTTGK is encoded by the coding sequence ATGGCTCTTGTCCCGCTGGTGGCCGTCCTGGCCCTCGCCGGCTGCGCCTCATCCGGTGATCCGGCGTCGGAGGGGGAGCCCGCCGTCGACGCCCCCGTGGGCGAGGACGCGCCGCTGTACGACCTGCTGCCCGACGAGATCAAGGAAGCCGGCGTCATCACGATGGCCGGCGACACGCATCCGCCCTACCGCACGATCGAAGAGGACGGCTCGTTCACCGGCATCGACCCCGACATGCAGGCCGCACTCGCCGAGCAGCTGGGCGTCGAGTTCGAGATCGTGACGTCGTCGGGATTGGACGCGATGCTCACCGGCATGCTGTCGGGGCGCTACGACGCCTTCAACGGCCCCGTCCGCGCGACCCCCGAACGCGAGGCCGACTTCGACGCCGTCGTGTGGATGACCACGCGCACGAGCTACGTCTTCCCGGCCGACCGTGCCGACGACTTCCCGGACAGCGAAGCGGTGTGCGGTCAGCGCGTCGCCGGTGTCGTCGGATCCGTCACGGAGACCCAGCTGCAGCGCCTCGATGAGTGGTGCATCGGCGAGGGCCTCGAGCCGACCGAGTTCATCGGGCTGGAGGACACCAACTCCACGATCCTCGCGCTGAATTCCGGCCGCGCCGACCTCGTCGGCACGACGCAGGCGTCCGCGATCGACCTCCTCGCCACGCAGCAGGACACCTACGACTACGTCATGCAGACCGACGAACAGGGTGCCGGAGTGGACCTCTTGGCGATGTTCATGCCGAAGGACTCGGGACTCGCCGAACCGATGCTGGCGGCGTTCGAGGCCATCTTCGACAACGGCCGGTACGCCGAGATCATGGCCGACTACGACATCGAGGACGCCCAGATCGACGCCCCCGTCCTCAACCCGAACACCACCGGCAAGTAG
- a CDS encoding metal-dependent transcriptional regulator, translating into MASPAVDDYLKTIYHHTEWQDQRITPSQLASVLGLAPSSVTEMVQKLAAQGLVTHRPYGPVSLTPAGERRAAAVIRRHRLIETWLVHEFGYGWDEVHDEAEVLEHALSDRLLAGIDARLGHPRFDPHGDAIPDATGTVHREPFVLLAHAAPGHTGRVLRVNDRDPQLLRALLDAGVDVGHTLEVGPPGTARVDGTPVTLPAGAASAVWLTA; encoded by the coding sequence GTGGCCTCTCCCGCCGTCGACGACTATCTCAAGACGATCTACCACCACACCGAGTGGCAGGATCAGCGGATCACGCCGTCGCAACTGGCGAGCGTCCTGGGGCTGGCGCCGTCGAGCGTCACCGAGATGGTCCAGAAGCTCGCCGCGCAGGGGCTGGTGACCCACCGGCCGTACGGCCCGGTGTCGCTCACGCCCGCGGGCGAGCGCCGAGCCGCGGCCGTCATCCGGCGTCATCGCCTCATCGAGACATGGCTCGTGCACGAGTTCGGCTACGGCTGGGACGAGGTGCACGACGAGGCGGAGGTGCTCGAGCACGCGCTCAGCGACCGGCTCCTGGCCGGCATCGACGCACGGCTGGGGCACCCGCGGTTCGATCCGCACGGCGACGCGATCCCGGATGCGACGGGCACGGTGCACCGCGAGCCGTTCGTCCTGCTGGCCCACGCGGCCCCAGGGCACACCGGGCGCGTGCTGCGGGTGAACGACCGCGATCCGCAGCTGCTGCGCGCGCTCCTGGACGCCGGAGTCGACGTCGGTCACACGCTCGAAGTGGGCCCGCCGGGCACCGCACGCGTGGACGGGACCCCCGTCACGCTCCCGGCCGGCGCGGCATCCGCCGTCTGGCTGACGGCGTAG
- a CDS encoding serine hydrolase, whose product MAPTPDSSRDTAPLRASGRTGGRRPPRRTGAGRRSFTSVLAALDELAASGARVAVRVADLDRGTTVLAGDDNDTLPVGGLGIVPLLVEVAAAFEDGRLNPLEIVDRAALEPVSVSGVWQHLKAPALPLADLAVLAASTGDALAANALLHRVGLPAVRARLEGLGLERTALLDQFRDRRGPDDAPQVALGSARELAALFAALVNSRAVTARVSAQVAEWLSLNADLSLVASATGLDPFAHDNDDHGLLFVNKTGRGDGVRAEAGVLAGPRAGVSYALIVCFDDLSIAHRLRAHDAFRILGLDLMEYVF is encoded by the coding sequence GTGGCCCCCACCCCGGACTCGTCGCGCGACACCGCGCCCCTGCGTGCCTCGGGCCGCACGGGCGGGCGTCGCCCGCCGCGGCGGACGGGGGCGGGACGACGATCGTTCACGTCCGTGCTCGCCGCCCTGGACGAGCTCGCGGCCTCGGGTGCTCGGGTGGCCGTGCGGGTGGCGGATCTGGACCGCGGCACCACGGTGCTCGCCGGCGACGACAACGACACGCTGCCCGTCGGCGGACTCGGGATCGTCCCGCTGCTGGTCGAGGTGGCGGCGGCCTTCGAGGACGGCCGCCTCAATCCCCTCGAGATCGTGGACCGCGCCGCCCTGGAGCCGGTGTCGGTGTCGGGCGTGTGGCAGCACCTGAAGGCGCCCGCGCTGCCGCTGGCGGATCTCGCGGTGCTCGCCGCATCCACCGGTGACGCACTGGCGGCCAACGCGCTGCTGCACCGGGTCGGGCTCCCCGCGGTGCGCGCGCGCCTGGAAGGGCTGGGGCTGGAGCGAACCGCGCTGCTCGACCAGTTCCGCGACCGCCGCGGCCCCGACGACGCGCCGCAGGTGGCGCTGGGGTCGGCACGCGAGCTCGCGGCACTGTTCGCCGCCCTCGTGAACTCGCGGGCGGTCACCGCGCGGGTCAGTGCGCAGGTCGCGGAATGGCTGAGCCTCAACGCCGACCTCAGCCTGGTCGCCTCGGCGACGGGACTGGATCCCTTCGCGCACGACAACGACGACCACGGGTTGCTGTTCGTCAACAAGACCGGCCGTGGCGACGGCGTGCGTGCGGAGGCCGGCGTGCTCGCCGGACCGCGGGCCGGGGTCTCGTACGCGCTGATCGTGTGCTTCGACGACCTGTCCATCGCGCATCGGCTGCGCGCGCACGACGCCTTCCGCATCCTGGGCCTCGACCTCATGGAGTACGTGTTCTGA
- a CDS encoding heavy metal translocating P-type ATPase gives MTVRGVGWRYPAIALTVLVLVAVLVLHAVDAAGVGRWVATAYVAVFVVWTLVGMVRDVLRGHVGLDVLAVVAMVATLAVGEYIASLIIVLMLSGGEALEDFAGRRAQRDLTALLDRSPRVAHVVAHPHAPDVDELQDVAVDDVVPGDVLLVRPAEVVPVDGVLLSDVASFDESSLTGESMPVTRTAGGEVLSGAVNGTRAVRMRAIRRSADSQYQQIVALVREAQGSRAPVVRLADRFAVPFTAVSLVLAGTAWALSGDPTRFAEVLVLATPCPLLIAAPVAFLGGLSRAAKAGVIMKGGVVLESLARVRSACFDKTGTLTQGRPDLVEVRPAAGFDADELLRLAASAEQYSAHVLADGIRRAARARGLEMLPAEEASEVATNGVTARIAGRTVVVGKPAYIAALAPGLSPAAVEPGQAAAYVAVDGRFAGALILADAARPEAAGVIGWLREHGVARIVMLTGDARPTAEAIAAQVGIADVHAELLPPEKVHLAAQLRPRPTLMVGDGVNDAPVLAASDIGIAMGAQGATAAGDAADAVIVVDSLAPVADAVAIGRHTLTVALTAIWIGIGLSVGLMVVAMTGVIPAVAGALVQELVDLTTILYALRALSGPAARLMPDRPAAEPVPAAVR, from the coding sequence ATGACGGTGCGCGGGGTGGGGTGGCGGTATCCGGCGATCGCGCTCACGGTGCTCGTCCTGGTCGCCGTGCTCGTGCTGCACGCGGTGGATGCGGCGGGCGTGGGGCGGTGGGTCGCCACGGCGTACGTCGCGGTGTTCGTCGTGTGGACGCTGGTCGGGATGGTGCGCGATGTGCTCCGCGGCCACGTCGGCTTGGACGTGCTCGCAGTGGTCGCGATGGTCGCCACGCTCGCGGTGGGGGAGTACATCGCCTCGCTCATCATCGTGCTCATGCTCTCCGGCGGCGAGGCCCTCGAGGACTTCGCCGGGCGGCGGGCGCAGCGCGACCTCACCGCGCTGCTGGACCGTTCGCCGCGCGTCGCGCACGTCGTGGCGCACCCGCACGCGCCCGATGTCGACGAACTGCAGGACGTCGCAGTGGACGACGTCGTTCCCGGCGACGTGCTGCTCGTGCGCCCCGCCGAGGTCGTGCCGGTGGACGGCGTGCTCCTCAGCGACGTCGCCTCCTTCGACGAGTCCTCGCTCACGGGGGAGAGCATGCCCGTGACGCGAACGGCGGGCGGCGAGGTGCTCTCTGGTGCTGTCAACGGCACGCGCGCCGTGCGGATGCGGGCGATCCGGCGCAGCGCCGACAGCCAGTACCAGCAGATCGTGGCGCTCGTGCGGGAGGCGCAGGGCTCCCGCGCTCCCGTCGTGCGACTGGCGGATCGGTTCGCGGTGCCCTTCACCGCCGTCTCCCTCGTCCTCGCCGGCACGGCGTGGGCGCTGTCGGGGGATCCGACGCGATTCGCGGAGGTGCTCGTGCTGGCCACTCCGTGCCCGCTGCTGATCGCCGCGCCCGTCGCGTTCCTGGGCGGGCTGTCGCGGGCGGCGAAGGCCGGCGTCATCATGAAGGGCGGCGTCGTGCTGGAGTCGCTCGCGCGCGTGCGGTCGGCGTGCTTCGACAAGACCGGGACGCTCACGCAGGGGCGCCCCGATCTGGTGGAGGTGCGCCCGGCGGCGGGGTTCGACGCCGACGAGCTGCTGCGGCTGGCCGCATCCGCCGAGCAGTATTCGGCGCACGTGCTCGCCGACGGGATCCGCCGCGCCGCCCGCGCCCGGGGGCTGGAGATGCTCCCCGCCGAGGAGGCGAGCGAGGTCGCCACCAACGGCGTGACGGCACGGATCGCCGGGCGCACCGTCGTCGTCGGAAAACCCGCCTACATCGCCGCACTGGCGCCCGGGCTGTCGCCGGCGGCAGTGGAACCGGGCCAGGCGGCGGCGTACGTCGCCGTGGACGGCCGGTTCGCCGGCGCGCTCATCCTGGCCGACGCCGCGCGCCCCGAGGCGGCCGGGGTCATCGGGTGGCTGCGGGAGCACGGCGTGGCGCGCATCGTGATGCTCACCGGCGACGCACGCCCGACGGCGGAGGCGATCGCCGCCCAGGTCGGGATCGCCGACGTGCACGCCGAGCTGCTGCCGCCGGAGAAGGTGCACCTCGCGGCGCAGCTGCGGCCCCGCCCCACCCTCATGGTGGGCGACGGCGTCAACGATGCCCCGGTGCTGGCGGCCTCCGACATCGGCATCGCGATGGGCGCACAGGGAGCCACGGCAGCCGGTGACGCCGCCGATGCCGTCATCGTGGTGGACTCCCTCGCCCCGGTCGCCGACGCCGTCGCCATCGGCCGGCACACCCTGACCGTCGCCCTGACGGCGATCTGGATCGGGATCGGGCTGAGCGTGGGGCTCATGGTCGTCGCCATGACCGGCGTGATCCCCGCCGTGGCCGGCGCGCTCGTGCAGGAGCTGGTCGACCTCACCACGATCCTCTACGCGCTGCGCGCGCTGAGCGGGCCCGCCGCCCGACTCATGCCCGATCGGCCCGCCGCGGAACCCGTGCCCGCCGCGGTGCGCTGA
- a CDS encoding TrmH family RNA methyltransferase, which produces MTEDSDAGGAAEDALPYGVGPWPGGPGAWPEDERYDPELLAHGDRRNVVDEYRYWRMDAIVADLDARRHPFHVAIENWQHDLNIGSIVRSANAFLAAEVHIIGRRRWNRRGAMVTDRYQHVRHHEDVAAFRAWADAAGLPIVAVDNVEGAVPVDRADLPRACVLLFGQEGPGLSPEAVAAASGVVEITQYGSTRSLNASAAAAVVMYEWCRRWAQLPGSVNGRIA; this is translated from the coding sequence GTGACCGAGGACTCCGACGCCGGTGGCGCTGCCGAGGATGCCCTGCCGTACGGAGTGGGCCCGTGGCCGGGCGGACCCGGCGCGTGGCCGGAGGACGAGCGCTACGACCCCGAGCTCCTCGCGCACGGTGACCGGCGCAATGTCGTGGACGAGTACCGCTACTGGCGGATGGACGCCATCGTGGCCGACCTGGATGCGCGGCGGCATCCGTTCCACGTCGCGATCGAGAACTGGCAGCACGACCTGAACATCGGCTCGATCGTGCGCAGCGCCAACGCCTTCCTCGCCGCCGAGGTGCACATCATCGGCCGGCGCCGGTGGAACCGCCGCGGCGCGATGGTCACCGACCGCTACCAGCACGTGCGCCATCACGAGGACGTCGCGGCGTTCCGGGCATGGGCGGATGCCGCGGGGCTGCCGATCGTCGCGGTCGACAACGTCGAGGGGGCGGTGCCCGTGGACCGCGCCGACCTCCCGCGCGCGTGCGTGCTGCTGTTCGGCCAGGAGGGTCCTGGTCTGTCGCCGGAGGCGGTGGCCGCCGCATCCGGCGTGGTCGAGATCACCCAGTACGGGTCGACCCGGTCGCTCAACGCCTCGGCCGCCGCGGCCGTGGTGATGTACGAGTGGTGCCGGCGGTGGGCTCAGCTGCCGGGCTCGGTGAACGGGCGGATCGCGTAG
- a CDS encoding MATE family efflux transporter: MSTRGASLNRDILRLAVPAFGALVAEPLFLLVDSALIGHLGVAPLAGLGIAGAVLQTIVGLMVFLAYSTTPAVARRFGAGDPTRAVSVGIDGMWLALALGAVLALAGSLATPLLVGAFGAEAEVTRNAETYLGISVWGLPAMLIVFAATGLLRGMQDTVTPLWIAGIGFGANAVLNVVFIYGLGWGIAGSAFGTVVAQWGMVAAYVAVVGRLARTHAASVRPQREGVRGSARSGGWMFLRTVSLRAALLATVAVATGQGAAELAGWQVVFTIFSASAFALDALAIAAQALVGKGLGAGDEREVQRVLRRTTAWGVWFGVVVGAIVAALSGVIGLVFTGDPQVAALVQPALLVLAVAQPLSAVVFVLDGVLIGAGDARYLALAGALNLVVFIPALAVVAALGVSGAAGIAWLAAAFSGAYMLARLVTLGWRVRGRAWMTAGA, from the coding sequence GTGAGCACCCGTGGCGCGTCGCTGAACCGCGACATCCTGCGTCTGGCGGTGCCGGCGTTCGGGGCGCTCGTGGCCGAGCCGCTGTTCCTGCTGGTGGATTCCGCGCTCATCGGGCACCTGGGTGTCGCACCGCTGGCGGGCCTGGGCATCGCCGGGGCCGTGCTGCAGACGATCGTCGGGCTGATGGTCTTCCTCGCGTACTCCACGACGCCCGCCGTGGCGCGCCGGTTCGGTGCGGGCGACCCCACGCGCGCGGTGTCGGTGGGGATCGACGGGATGTGGCTGGCTCTCGCCCTGGGCGCGGTGCTCGCGCTGGCCGGCTCCCTCGCCACCCCGCTGCTGGTCGGCGCCTTCGGCGCGGAGGCGGAGGTGACCCGCAACGCCGAGACGTACCTGGGCATCTCGGTGTGGGGACTGCCCGCGATGCTGATCGTTTTCGCCGCCACCGGGCTCCTGCGCGGCATGCAGGACACCGTCACGCCGCTGTGGATCGCCGGCATCGGCTTCGGTGCCAACGCGGTGCTGAACGTCGTGTTCATCTACGGCCTCGGCTGGGGCATCGCGGGGTCCGCCTTCGGCACCGTCGTCGCGCAGTGGGGCATGGTCGCCGCCTATGTCGCGGTGGTGGGACGCCTGGCGCGCACGCACGCGGCATCCGTTCGTCCGCAGCGCGAGGGCGTGCGCGGCTCGGCCCGCTCGGGCGGGTGGATGTTCCTGCGCACCGTGAGCCTGCGCGCCGCCCTCCTGGCCACCGTCGCGGTCGCCACCGGTCAGGGAGCGGCCGAACTGGCCGGATGGCAGGTGGTGTTCACGATCTTCTCGGCGAGCGCGTTCGCTCTGGACGCCCTCGCCATCGCCGCCCAGGCGCTCGTGGGCAAGGGGCTCGGGGCCGGGGACGAGCGGGAGGTGCAGCGGGTGCTCCGCCGCACGACGGCGTGGGGCGTGTGGTTCGGTGTCGTCGTCGGCGCGATCGTGGCGGCGCTGTCCGGCGTCATCGGGCTCGTCTTCACCGGCGACCCCCAGGTCGCCGCCCTCGTCCAGCCCGCGCTGCTCGTCCTCGCGGTGGCACAGCCGCTGTCGGCGGTCGTCTTCGTGCTCGACGGGGTGCTCATCGGCGCCGGGGATGCACGGTATCTGGCCCTGGCCGGTGCGCTCAACCTCGTCGTGTTCATCCCGGCGCTCGCCGTCGTCGCCGCGCTGGGGGTGTCGGGGGCGGCCGGGATCGCGTGGCTGGCGGCGGCGTTCTCCGGCGCGTACATGCTCGCGCGCCTGGTGACGCTGGGATGGCGCGTGCGCGGCCGCGCGTGGATGACCGCGGGGGCGTGA
- a CDS encoding M13 family metallopeptidase produces the protein MTDTPRSGIALDELSDAIRPQDDLFRHVNGKWLERTEIPDDKARWGSFHLIAEQAEKHVRTIVEESHDAEPGTETRKIGDLFTSFMDTARIEELGAAPLAEQLARVDAVDSIPSLLRTIGEFERDGVSGLIALFVEPDPGNPQRYLPVLYQGGLSLPDESYYRLENFEETRVAYRAHIQRILTLAGVADAAADADGAVALETDLATHHWSREDSRDAVKTYNLRSWDETVAAAGVDLAPWREAIAPGHPNAFAEVVVYQPSFLESFAVLLTDERLEEWKSWLRFKVVHAAAAFLSDPFVDENFAFYGTQLTGVPVNRERWKRGVGLVEAALGEAVGKVYVERHFPPAAKEAMDELVANLVAAYRESISDLEWMSPDTRERALAKLDAFTPKIGYPVKWKDYSDLEIDAADLVGNVRRAHVWEHDRQLAKVGQPIDRDEWYMTPQTVNAYYNPLMNEIVFPAAILQYPFFDADRDAAANYGGIGAVIGHEIGHGFDDQGSRFDGDGSLRDWWTEADRAAFEQRTSKLVEQYNALVPQGLSPEHHVNGALTIGENIGDLGGLGIAIKAYRLHTAEAGAPEIDGLTGIQRLLLSWAQIWQQKGREAETIRLLTIDPHSPNEFRCNQIVRNIDAFYDAFGVESSDALWLDESERVTIW, from the coding sequence ATGACCGACACCCCTCGCTCCGGTATCGCGCTCGACGAACTCAGCGACGCGATCCGCCCGCAGGACGACCTCTTCCGCCACGTCAACGGGAAGTGGCTCGAGCGCACCGAGATCCCCGACGACAAGGCGCGCTGGGGGTCGTTCCACCTCATCGCCGAGCAGGCGGAGAAGCACGTGCGGACCATCGTCGAGGAGTCGCACGACGCCGAGCCCGGCACCGAGACCCGCAAGATCGGCGACCTCTTCACGAGCTTCATGGACACGGCCCGCATCGAGGAGCTGGGGGCGGCCCCCCTGGCCGAGCAGCTGGCGCGCGTGGACGCGGTCGACAGCATCCCGAGCCTCCTGCGAACGATCGGGGAATTCGAGCGCGACGGCGTGAGCGGGCTCATCGCGCTGTTCGTCGAACCCGACCCCGGCAACCCGCAGCGCTACCTGCCCGTGCTCTACCAGGGCGGGCTCTCGCTGCCGGATGAGAGCTACTACCGGCTGGAGAACTTCGAGGAGACCCGCGTCGCGTACCGCGCGCACATCCAGCGCATCCTGACGCTGGCCGGCGTCGCGGATGCCGCTGCCGACGCCGACGGCGCGGTCGCGCTGGAGACCGACCTCGCCACCCACCACTGGAGCCGTGAAGACAGTCGCGACGCGGTGAAGACCTACAACCTGCGCTCCTGGGATGAGACGGTCGCCGCCGCGGGCGTCGACCTGGCGCCGTGGCGAGAGGCGATCGCGCCCGGACACCCCAACGCCTTCGCCGAGGTCGTCGTCTACCAGCCGAGCTTCCTGGAATCCTTCGCCGTGCTGCTCACCGACGAGCGCCTGGAGGAGTGGAAGTCGTGGCTGCGGTTCAAGGTCGTGCACGCCGCCGCGGCGTTCCTCTCCGACCCGTTCGTGGATGAGAACTTCGCCTTCTACGGCACGCAGCTCACCGGCGTCCCGGTCAACCGCGAGCGCTGGAAGCGCGGTGTCGGCCTGGTCGAGGCCGCGCTCGGGGAGGCCGTCGGCAAGGTCTACGTCGAGCGTCACTTCCCGCCCGCGGCCAAGGAGGCGATGGACGAGCTCGTCGCCAACCTCGTGGCCGCCTACCGCGAGAGCATCTCCGACCTGGAGTGGATGAGCCCCGACACGCGCGAGCGGGCACTCGCCAAGCTCGACGCGTTCACGCCCAAGATCGGCTACCCGGTGAAGTGGAAGGACTACTCCGACCTCGAGATCGATGCGGCCGACCTGGTCGGCAACGTCCGCCGCGCACACGTGTGGGAGCACGACCGGCAGCTCGCGAAGGTGGGCCAGCCCATCGACCGGGACGAGTGGTACATGACGCCGCAGACGGTCAACGCCTACTACAACCCGCTGATGAACGAGATCGTCTTCCCGGCAGCGATCCTGCAGTACCCCTTCTTCGACGCCGACCGGGATGCGGCCGCCAACTACGGTGGCATCGGCGCGGTCATCGGGCACGAGATCGGCCACGGCTTCGACGACCAGGGCAGCCGCTTCGACGGCGACGGATCGCTGCGGGACTGGTGGACCGAGGCCGACCGTGCCGCGTTCGAGCAGCGCACCTCCAAGCTCGTCGAGCAGTACAACGCGCTCGTGCCCCAGGGGCTGTCGCCGGAGCACCACGTCAACGGCGCCCTCACGATCGGTGAGAACATCGGCGACCTGGGGGGCCTCGGGATCGCGATCAAGGCCTATCGCCTGCACACCGCCGAAGCGGGCGCCCCGGAGATCGACGGGTTGACCGGCATCCAGCGGCTCCTGCTGAGCTGGGCCCAGATCTGGCAGCAGAAGGGCCGTGAGGCCGAGACGATCCGGCTGCTCACGATCGACCCGCACTCGCCGAACGAGTTCCGCTGCAACCAGATCGTGCGTAACATCGACGCGTTCTATGACGCCTTCGGTGTGGAGTCCTCCGACGCCCTGTGGCTCGATGAGAGCGAGCGCGTCACGATCTGGTAG
- a CDS encoding amino acid ABC transporter permease, which produces MTTPIITPPRAGAADVADARPRFRPWRVVVGVLLALVVVQLLVFLITNERFEWPVVAQYLFAPSVLLGLLMSLLLTALGMVFGSILGTALAAGQLSDFGPVRWACIAFVGVFRGVPPLVQLIFWYNLAYLVPKLAVGVPFGPELFSWNTNDIITPLTAAIIGLSLHEAAYMAEIIRAGILSVDQGQRDAAKAMGFSPWRTFSRVILPQAMRVIIPPTGSQVIALLKGTSLVSVIAMGDLLHSVQVIYNRTYEVVPMLLVAVIWYLVVVTLLTLVQRRVEARFSRGLSRSTRVRRTVQRLEAAA; this is translated from the coding sequence GTGACCACCCCGATCATCACGCCACCGCGCGCGGGAGCCGCGGATGTCGCCGACGCCCGCCCCCGGTTCCGGCCGTGGCGGGTGGTGGTGGGTGTCCTCCTCGCGCTCGTGGTCGTCCAGCTCCTGGTCTTCCTCATCACCAACGAGCGGTTCGAATGGCCGGTCGTGGCGCAGTACCTGTTCGCACCGTCGGTGCTCCTGGGGCTGCTCATGTCGCTGCTGCTGACCGCACTGGGGATGGTGTTCGGATCGATTCTGGGCACGGCGCTCGCCGCCGGTCAGCTGTCGGACTTCGGACCCGTGCGGTGGGCGTGCATCGCGTTCGTGGGCGTGTTCCGCGGGGTGCCCCCGCTGGTGCAGCTGATCTTCTGGTACAACCTCGCCTACCTCGTTCCCAAGCTCGCCGTCGGCGTCCCGTTCGGCCCCGAGCTGTTCTCGTGGAACACGAACGACATCATCACTCCCCTGACGGCGGCCATCATCGGCCTGTCCCTGCACGAGGCCGCCTACATGGCGGAGATCATCCGCGCCGGCATCCTCTCGGTCGACCAGGGACAGCGGGATGCAGCCAAGGCCATGGGCTTCTCGCCGTGGCGCACCTTCAGCCGCGTCATCCTGCCGCAGGCCATGCGCGTCATCATCCCGCCCACCGGCTCGCAGGTGATCGCGCTGCTGAAGGGCACGTCGCTCGTCAGCGTCATCGCGATGGGCGACCTGCTGCATTCGGTGCAGGTCATCTACAACCGCACGTACGAGGTGGTGCCGATGCTGCTGGTCGCCGTCATCTGGTACCTCGTCGTGGTGACGCTGCTGACCCTCGTGCAGCGTCGCGTGGAAGCGCGGTTCAGCCGCGGGCTGTCGCGGTCCACCCGGGTCCGTCGCACGGTTCAACGTCTGGAGGCCGCAGCATGA